A region of uncultured Desulfobacter sp. DNA encodes the following proteins:
- a CDS encoding transposase — MFIGPPKTYNVDIHEFSVFHNPIVYRFISAQAWYYDDHNRQIWFTPNIREVSAQQHVSRGVLRLACFLAVICGVSLRNIATIFTVLFRIPVSKSSVKRWIDTIGSSLPSEEEILKQLLEQKKSDQCHIDGYYPMGTNNCVMVLKDESDRILITYEAASENADDALAFLQNIKNCGMTVTSAFSDYSDSYVKAIREVFPDAKFQADHFHTAKNIWKHLKKSLLEYRRNLKAEGEKNKDEDMLEIASELWKMRWVLLKKPSNLTENEREKIEALEKIDSGFISTFRSIIDQIVNIFDHSNTDTQAKIKLKNLKNQIEKLESSYLDKITKFFSDHWDAAMQYLKKKGLAKYRRPSNSESGMRLLRRLEKNHDGIRSVETRKHYIKIYQAIKYLSADVTEFINSGTEKTYIMDM, encoded by the coding sequence ATGTTTATTGGCCCCCCAAAGACATATAATGTAGACATACACGAATTTTCAGTATTTCATAATCCGATTGTTTACCGGTTTATATCAGCTCAGGCCTGGTATTATGATGACCATAACAGACAAATCTGGTTTACCCCGAACATCAGAGAGGTATCAGCACAACAACATGTAAGCAGAGGTGTGTTGCGTTTGGCATGTTTTCTGGCAGTTATCTGCGGAGTCAGTCTGAGGAATATTGCAACAATATTCACAGTTTTGTTTCGGATTCCTGTAAGCAAGTCGTCTGTGAAAAGGTGGATTGACACAATCGGAAGCAGCCTTCCTTCGGAAGAGGAAATTTTAAAACAACTTCTGGAACAAAAAAAATCAGATCAGTGTCATATTGACGGTTATTATCCCATGGGAACCAACAATTGTGTGATGGTTCTAAAAGATGAGTCGGACCGTATTCTTATTACTTATGAAGCCGCTTCGGAGAATGCTGATGATGCCCTTGCATTTTTACAAAATATAAAAAATTGCGGAATGACAGTTACTTCGGCATTCTCAGATTATTCAGACAGCTATGTGAAAGCAATCAGAGAGGTATTTCCTGATGCTAAATTTCAGGCTGATCATTTTCATACGGCGAAAAATATATGGAAACATCTAAAGAAATCCCTTCTGGAATATAGAAGAAACCTGAAAGCGGAAGGTGAAAAAAATAAGGATGAAGATATGCTGGAAATTGCCTCAGAACTTTGGAAAATGCGATGGGTATTATTAAAAAAGCCTTCCAACTTGACTGAAAATGAACGTGAAAAGATAGAAGCGCTTGAAAAGATAGACAGCGGCTTTATTTCAACATTTCGTTCCATAATTGATCAGATTGTAAATATTTTTGATCATTCAAATACGGATACTCAAGCAAAAATCAAACTGAAGAATTTAAAAAATCAGATTGAAAAACTCGAAAGCAGTTACCTGGATAAGATAACGAAGTTTTTTTCTGATCACTGGGATGCTGCCATGCAGTATTTGAAGAAAAAAGGGTTGGCCAAATATCGGCGCCCCTCAAATTCGGAATCGGGTATGAGGCTTCTTAGACGTCTGGAAAAAAATCACGACGGCATAAGGTCAGTGGAAACACGAAAACACTATATAAAAATTTACCAGGCAATAAAATATTTGTCGGCTGATGTTACTGAGTTCATAAATTCAGGGACAGAAAAAACCTATATAATGGATATGTAA
- a CDS encoding transposase — protein MFILRDLLLPLQAVFSNTAQGQKRKAWFVYTLLAVVVPFTSSITSNLLRALQTLFGLKLKSQRFYAFMASPTLPWKKLWHAMWGMIPSPAEEERLMLALDDSMNPKSGKKIFGCAHFYDHAAKVNQSSYPWSQCILVVGLLKKIKSRWACLPLDFRFYMMKKDIDAESATATRRGQVLPFEDKMAQAATMITDIQNYFKQPVLIVTDSWFGNNGLWSRLDRETDGAFHLLSRMRTNITLYDVVPVCAGTPKAGRPRKYGQRLGSVDTCAPKLKEKARNYLVFLYGKKKEVQAYSQTVMLKMMKCRVRVVWVYRKTRYVALMTTDMELSVEQIIEYYGARWKIILISA, from the coding sequence ATGTTTATATTACGTGATTTGCTATTACCTCTGCAAGCGGTATTTTCTAATACTGCCCAGGGACAGAAACGTAAAGCCTGGTTTGTATACACGCTATTGGCTGTGGTGGTTCCATTTACATCCTCAATCACCTCCAACCTGTTACGTGCCTTGCAAACGCTATTTGGTTTAAAGCTGAAAAGTCAGCGCTTTTATGCCTTCATGGCGAGCCCTACATTGCCATGGAAAAAGCTATGGCATGCCATGTGGGGAATGATTCCTTCACCGGCTGAAGAAGAACGACTGATGTTAGCTCTGGACGATTCGATGAACCCAAAGAGTGGGAAAAAAATTTTTGGTTGCGCACATTTTTACGACCATGCCGCAAAGGTCAACCAAAGTTCGTATCCATGGTCACAGTGTATTCTGGTAGTAGGGTTATTGAAAAAAATAAAATCCCGATGGGCCTGCCTGCCTCTTGATTTTCGGTTTTATATGATGAAAAAGGATATTGATGCCGAATCGGCTACTGCCACACGAAGAGGACAGGTTCTTCCCTTTGAAGACAAAATGGCACAAGCGGCCACAATGATAACGGACATTCAAAATTATTTTAAGCAGCCGGTGTTGATTGTGACAGATAGCTGGTTTGGCAACAATGGCCTCTGGTCCAGGTTGGATCGTGAAACTGACGGCGCTTTCCATCTGCTTTCGCGTATGCGAACAAATATTACATTATATGACGTTGTACCTGTCTGTGCGGGAACACCGAAGGCTGGCCGCCCACGAAAATATGGCCAACGTTTGGGATCTGTTGATACTTGTGCACCGAAATTGAAGGAAAAGGCTCGGAATTATCTAGTTTTTCTGTACGGCAAAAAAAAGGAAGTGCAGGCATATTCACAAACCGTTATGCTGAAAATGATGAAATGCCGCGTACGAGTTGTCTGGGTTTATCGAAAAACACGGTATGTCGCCCTCATGACCACAGATATGGAGCTTTCGGTTGAGCAAATTATAGAATATTATGGTGCACGGTGGAAAATCATCTTAATTTCTGCATGA